The genomic stretch ATTAACAAACCTCTTGTTTATGGCACTTTAAAGAATTGTTTTAACTTTGTTCcctatagcaccaaaaagggtttcaCTGTTATTATGAGACCCTTTCTCAggactatatcaaacactttttACTTTGTACGGTAAGCTGTGTTCCATTACAAGGGCATGTGGGTGTTGAGAAGGGGTCAGTGTGAGGAGAAATGGGACAGCATAATGGTCTCAGACTGGTCTTTAGGAGCTTACTGCGACTGAACAGATGCACCCGGGGGCATGGAGCACCAGGAATGCTTTACTTGACTTGTGGCCGTACCCTAAATAAGGCACCTGGTGTTGCGATTAGGTCTATTGCTGGCACAGTGGTCATAGGGCAGACTGCCTTAACATGATCAAAACAAAGCCAAGATCCAGGTTAAGTGGTGACTAGACAAAAACAGGCAGCATGTAGCGTCTGTGCTCTGTAGTGGTGATTTCTGCTTaaagtggtaaaaaaaaagtggagtttgttttgtctgtttgtctgttatTAATTCGGTTAACTCTGTTATTAATAGTTTAGAGTTTAAACTTTAATCTATGTGCCGCTGCAAAGAGGTACACTATGCTTTACAGGACAGTAAAAAAGCAGTGATGATTGTTTAATTTTCCATCTAATTACAATTACCAGCTTAATGGTAAGAGTTGGTACAGTATGGTAAGACTGGTATGGTAATGGTAGGACTGGTATGGTAATGTTAAGAAATTTCATCACATTTAGTGAAGGTGCTCAGAGacaacactgtgtgtgttctctgtttcTACCAGGCATTTAGGTACCAGCTATTTTAGgctaataaatacacaaatgtgtttttcttgcATAATGTGTATCGAGTAATGTGTGGAGAACAACAAAGGACAACAGAGCAAAAacagaaatatataaaaatagttTCTACTTTtagtttatatatgtttatattattagttatcattttttttaatactccaCAGCAAGGAGTAGACTTTTCTGGGGGGAAATAAATGAAATCTGAAGACGGCAGTagctattttatatattaaagcagcatgatgcgagaattggcatttctagCTCCTAAGCTCCctctacagtcgggaagtgtaatttTTGCACTGATTCACCACTAAAGGACTTGCTTTTATGcatttctggatgagctgagagatacagaaccgtcacttaCAGCGAACAAAGCATGTGGACcaaggcagtagagtaatattaccgtattttacacaaatatactCATTATATATAGCATTATGAAGTTCTCAGTAGCGaggctattctccctattacgggtcaatgattttgaagctgttattttaaaacaaaatgctATGTAATGCTACTTTAAAGTTACTTGTATTTATTCTACAACATTGGTATgggcaaataaacacttactgcatGTATCTGCCTTTCTTAAAATATTATGACCAGCCATTAAGCACTGTGTGGGATCAGAAAGTTCAGAAAAAGTGTTCAAAGGGTAAATGAAAAATATACTAAGTAAATAGTTCGGTCTGCAGAGAGTGTGAATCACATTATTAATGCTCTTATGAGACACACTGACATCACAGCTTGGGACAGTTCTTGGCAAAGGCTAAGTAAGCTGATACTGTGCTGGGTGTGACCCTATCATGTCATTTGCATGCAGGTTTGAATTAAGGAGAAAATGGTGCTCCCCCTGGTGCTctcctcctcagatcaacatGTTCAATCTGATAAGCAACTGTTGCAACTGGGTCTCCAAGCTCCAGCAGCCTCTGAGGTACAAGTCAGCAGCTCTAAGCACCGTACGCAGTGTTCCTGGGTTCACTAGATGGTCCATTAAGCATGTAAATATGttgaatggaaaaaaaatgaCCACAGAGGACCGTTAATATATACCTCTTGTATTCCTTCAGGAAAGTTACAGTGCTAGTGGTTGGTCTTGACAAGGCTGGAAAAACTTCATGTGTCAGAGGGATGTTGAGAGGTAAGCACCCACCACTTTTACCCAAGTATTACTTCCACTTTAACTTTATAGTACGATTTCACCCTAGGGACAGTTTCTTTGTACTTTTTACACTCTGAGGTATGCTCTTTATCTTTGTCTAGCTCCTATGGGAGAAGTGGTCCCTACCCACAGCTGCGTTCGCAATGAGCTGAGGGTAGAGACCTTTCTGGTAAACTTGCTAGACATGGGTGGGAGTCCTGAGGTTCGGGGCTCATGGAGAGAATATTATGGCGAGGCCCATGGAATCATCTTTGTTGTGGATTCCAgtgacagacagagaataaaagAAGTCAAAGAGCTCCTCACAGATATGCTGAGACAGCCCAGAGTTGCTGGAAAGCCTCTATTAGTGTAAGAAATCATTTTTCTAACCTCCTAAACATTTTTCTAATATCAGTGGTTTAATGAGATATCAGTGCTTTACACTATGTGCACACCAAAGCATTTCTACTATTTGTTATTTGTTTCCAGACTGGCCAACAAACAGGATAAAATGAATGCCTTGCTGGGAAGTGAACTGATTGAGGTTCTGTCCCTGGAGAAGCTCGTCAATCAGAGCCGGTCTCTGTGCCACATTGTGAGTAGTAAACTGCATTAGTGGCTTATATTAGCACTGCCCAGGGAATATATTCAAAAATTCCCCTGCACTGTGAATACCATGGTGAAACCAGATTTTACTGTTCTTGGTTTTGGTTACATGAATAATTGCATGAATAGATGTCTGAATAATAAAGAAGCTGTCTGTGTGATGAAGGAGCCATGCTCAGCCTTAATGGACCTGCGTCGATGGTCAGACAGGAAGACACTGCGTGGCCTCCGGTGGCTTCTGCGGGCTGTGTGCCTGGACTACCCAGAGCTCTGTGCCCGGATAATCAGAGATGGAAGAAGGCCACTGGGAccagaggagaaagagaggaaggggAAAGGGGAGAAGAGtcggaagaaaaacaaagacgaAAGGTACGGGTCCCCTTTGTGTACACAGAGTAGAATGTGTCTTATTGTTATCTATTCTATATACAAACACATGGCTGGTAGAGTAAGTATGAGCATTTGTATCTGCAGAATAAGATCCAGTAAAACAGATATCCGCCAAGTACAGGACCCTTTGGAGAAGGAGATGAAAAGTGGGAGCTCTCTACATCCAATCAGAAACATTCTGAAAAAGGTGAAAGAAAGCTGCATGCAGTTTCTCTTAAATTCAGTTTCATAATTTGCATTTTTTGCACTAAACTGAATGGTGCGCTCTGATTCTAGGAGAACTCATTTACAAAGA from Salminus brasiliensis chromosome 19, fSalBra1.hap2, whole genome shotgun sequence encodes the following:
- the arl13a gene encoding ADP-ribosylation factor-like protein 13A; the encoded protein is MQVDSDILLFELRRKWCSPWCSPPQINMFNLISNCCNWVSKLQQPLRKVTVLVVGLDKAGKTSCVRGMLRAPMGEVVPTHSCVRNELRVETFLVNLLDMGGSPEVRGSWREYYGEAHGIIFVVDSSDRQRIKEVKELLTDMLRQPRVAGKPLLVLANKQDKMNALLGSELIEVLSLEKLVNQSRSLCHIEPCSALMDLRRWSDRKTLRGLRWLLRAVCLDYPELCARIIRDGRRPLGPEEKERKGKGEKSRKKNKDERIRSSKTDIRQVQDPLEKEMKSGSSLHPIRNILKKENSFTKKLKKKKKVKVKMKRKTVQKEGNNDDEEAGQEEEEADGNEAEHDHNGQKEKASSALLPRRRGKLKRKVKVKEEMLNHANSTENDDSKPTNGKGEKKKKKKVVKGKRKNKINTERIPAAYTQPADLSATFDLYRKAILALKARQDQELVPEQ